A stretch of DNA from Mucilaginibacter daejeonensis:
CGAGAACCGCCTATACCAGGCCGATTGGCTTATGCGTAATTATGGTTTTCACGTGAACGAGATCGTGAACGAACGGGCTCCTCACTTGGATCTGGATGTTGATCCCAAACTGAGCTGGAGCCTGCGCAACCTGCACGTCTTCCCTATAGATGTTAACAAGGCCGATCTGCAGCTGATCTTGCGCGTTCCGGGGATAGGTCTGCTATCGGCGCAAAAGATCGTGAGTGCGCGTAAGTTCGGCAAGTTGAACTGGGACCAATTGAAAAAGATAGGGGTGGCCTTGAACCGTGCCCGCTACTTTATCACCTGCAACAGCACCTCGTTCGAGCGGCGCGACCTGACAGCCATGTCGATCAAGCAGTTCATCCTGTCTACTTCACAAAGTAAGTATTTAAAAAATTCGGTCACTCAACTGGGGCTTTTTTAACGTGGGTACGGATATGACAACGCTGGTATACGACGGTAGCTTTGAAGGTTTGCTCACGGCAGTGTTCGAGATCTATGAGCACAAGCTGCAGCATGTAAAAATGCAGCGTGGTGAATGGCTGAGCACGGCCCTGTTCGAAAATGTGATCGAGGTGGTCACCGATGATAAACGCGCGGGCCGGGTGTTGCAGGGCTTACAGCAAAAGCTGAGCACGGGCGGCCTGCAAAGGCTTTATGCCGCACATATGGCCGATATTGAAAATGAGGATGGTAACCTAGTAGGTTACATCCGTTATGCGTTCGATGCCAAACAGAACATTGAGGAAGATTACGGAAACCGCTATGTATTGCGCCTGGCCGAGCTGATGCGCATGATCCGGCGTGAAAAACACCGGATGGAGGCTTTTATCCGTTTCCAGAAATTGAAGGACGAAACGTTCTATGCCGCCATTGAGCCTGACTTTAATGTGTTGC
This window harbors:
- a CDS encoding TIGR03915 family putative DNA repair protein, with translation MTTLVYDGSFEGLLTAVFEIYEHKLQHVKMQRGEWLSTALFENVIEVVTDDKRAGRVLQGLQQKLSTGGLQRLYAAHMADIENEDGNLVGYIRYAFDAKQNIEEDYGNRYVLRLAELMRMIRREKHRMEAFIRFQKLKDETFYAAIEPDFNVLPLLSRHFKNRYADQKWLIYDMRRNYGLFYDLHQVDFIVLDFAISKPDNVISTYTEDEGLYQNLWKNYFKSVNIPARKNTKLHMRHIPKRYWRFLTEKI